A genomic stretch from Acetomicrobium sp. S15 = DSM 107314 includes:
- the rplT gene encoding 50S ribosomal protein L20: MPRVKGGSASDSKRKKLFNITKGYYGRKKNVYRRAKEAYLRSLTNAYRDRKAKKREFRRLWITRINAAARINGISYSSLINGLRKANVAVNRKMLAELAVNDMRAFARLVDTAKEALRQ; this comes from the coding sequence ATGCCGCGGGTTAAAGGCGGAAGCGCCAGCGACAGCAAGCGAAAGAAACTGTTTAATATAACGAAAGGCTATTATGGCCGCAAAAAGAACGTGTATAGGAGAGCGAAAGAGGCATACCTGCGCTCTCTGACTAACGCATATCGGGATCGCAAGGCCAAAAAGCGAGAATTCCGCAGGCTCTGGATAACGCGGATAAACGCGGCGGCTCGGATAAACGGAATCAGCTACAGTAGCCTCATAAACGGTCTTAGGAAAGCAAACGTGGCGGTGAACCGCAAAATGCTGGCAGAATTGGCTGTGAACGACATGCGGGCGTTCGCCAGACTCGTAGATACAGCCAAGGAGGCGCTGCGTCAATAG
- a CDS encoding potassium channel family protein, whose protein sequence is MNGVKSIIVIGLGRFGSALCERLKAHKMTVIVADRDKEKVEAMADVADLAAQLDSTDKEALTKIGTKEMDVAVVAIGEDVESSILTTAILKEFDIPQIISRAQNPLHARILARVGAHKVIFPERDMGWHVADLIANPWLQGFSQLPRSDILIGEIKPTEEMIGKSLAGLQFSDRYGAVVVLAERGGEKFLPKANYIIEREDRLTIAGSRDDIKKLMERYEKEKEDS, encoded by the coding sequence TTGAATGGTGTTAAATCCATCATAGTTATAGGGCTTGGAAGATTTGGGAGCGCCCTGTGCGAGAGGCTCAAGGCCCACAAAATGACGGTCATAGTGGCAGATAGAGATAAAGAGAAAGTCGAGGCGATGGCCGATGTGGCAGATCTCGCCGCTCAGTTGGACTCTACGGACAAGGAGGCACTCACAAAAATCGGCACCAAGGAGATGGACGTCGCAGTTGTGGCCATCGGGGAGGATGTGGAATCGAGCATATTGACCACCGCGATTTTGAAGGAGTTTGACATTCCGCAGATCATATCGAGGGCGCAAAACCCCCTTCATGCCAGGATATTAGCCAGAGTTGGCGCCCATAAGGTCATTTTCCCAGAGAGGGATATGGGGTGGCATGTGGCGGATCTCATTGCGAATCCTTGGCTTCAAGGCTTCTCGCAGTTGCCGAGGAGCGACATCTTGATAGGTGAAATAAAACCCACAGAAGAGATGATAGGTAAAAGCCTGGCGGGTCTTCAATTTAGCGACAGATACGGCGCTGTAGTGGTATTGGCAGAGAGGGGCGGAGAGAAGTTTCTGCCGAAGGCCAACTATATCATAGAAAGAGAAGATAGGCTTACAATTGCTGGGAGTCGTGATGATATAAAGAAGCTAATGGAAAGATATGAAAAGGAGAAGGAGGACTCATGA
- a CDS encoding TrkH family potassium uptake protein yields MASGALCIWAANASFKPLSFIDALFTATSATCVTGLIVVDTGRDLSFVSQWIVLLLIQLGGIGVMTFTTALPLLAGQRIGLRQRMLMKGGLGMETPSGAVRLLMQVLRLTVFSEALGALFLFFAFLQGNCPLRATQLAVFHTVSAFCNAGFSLFSDSLESFAATWAVPGIVMTLIVAGGLGFPFYAEAASSLRTRRKLSPYSKLVMLVTLVLIASGALLFSVTEWNNAFKGLSPGLKVWNALFCAITPRTAGFDTISVNALSSASVLLTVLLMIMGASSGSTGGGMKVTTIGVLFATMWSHLRGREDAILWGRAIPHTVLIRSISVVLIYLLTLFFGSFILLLIEPFPFRCLVFEVVSALGTVGLSTGITGDLSSAGKLVLIALMFWGRVGLLTFMYSLLKKDHKGSVSYPEATFIVG; encoded by the coding sequence ATAGCGTCGGGAGCCCTTTGCATATGGGCGGCTAACGCGAGTTTTAAGCCGTTGTCGTTCATCGACGCCTTGTTCACCGCCACCTCGGCCACGTGCGTTACCGGCCTAATCGTCGTCGATACCGGGCGTGACTTGTCTTTCGTATCGCAGTGGATCGTCCTTCTTCTGATACAATTGGGTGGAATCGGCGTGATGACGTTCACCACTGCGTTGCCATTGCTCGCCGGACAGCGCATAGGATTGCGCCAGAGGATGTTGATGAAGGGTGGGCTTGGCATGGAGACTCCTTCTGGGGCCGTGCGCCTGCTCATGCAAGTCTTAAGGCTGACCGTTTTTTCGGAAGCGCTCGGTGCGCTTTTTCTCTTCTTTGCCTTTTTGCAAGGCAATTGCCCTTTGCGGGCTACGCAGCTTGCCGTGTTCCACACTGTAAGCGCTTTCTGCAATGCCGGTTTTTCACTCTTTTCGGATAGCCTAGAGTCCTTTGCTGCCACATGGGCGGTTCCCGGCATCGTTATGACCTTGATCGTAGCTGGCGGTTTGGGATTTCCCTTTTATGCGGAAGCGGCCTCGAGTTTGCGCACCAGGCGAAAACTCTCCCCTTATTCGAAATTGGTAATGCTGGTCACGCTCGTCCTCATTGCCTCGGGCGCCCTTTTATTTTCCGTTACGGAGTGGAATAATGCTTTTAAAGGCTTAAGCCCTGGCCTTAAAGTGTGGAATGCCTTGTTTTGCGCGATCACTCCGAGGACCGCCGGTTTTGATACTATAAGCGTAAATGCCCTTTCATCGGCGAGTGTCCTTTTGACGGTCTTATTGATGATCATGGGGGCTTCGTCCGGTTCCACCGGAGGCGGCATGAAGGTCACAACGATAGGCGTGTTGTTCGCGACGATGTGGAGCCATTTGAGGGGAAGGGAAGACGCTATTCTGTGGGGGCGGGCTATACCTCATACGGTGCTAATTCGCTCCATTTCCGTGGTGCTCATATATCTGCTTACCCTCTTTTTTGGTTCTTTCATCCTCCTTTTGATCGAACCGTTTCCATTTCGTTGCCTTGTCTTTGAGGTGGTTTCTGCGCTCGGCACCGTAGGGTTGTCTACGGGGATAACCGGAGACCTCTCGTCGGCGGGAAAGCTGGTCCTGATCGCGCTCATGTTTTGGGGAAGGGTGGGTTTGCTGACGTTTATGTATAGCTTGCTTAAAAAAGATCACAAAGGCAGCGTATCTTATCCTGAAGCCACTTTCATAGTGGGTTAA
- the pheS gene encoding phenylalanine--tRNA ligase subunit alpha: MADLVEETKRLREEFYFKLNATSSSEDLRDLQIFYLGRKGALTGLLKTVGSLPPQERPEAGRAVNALREELEEAIKSRRDEILSLEEEELEEKQWVDVTLPGRGRPWGRFHPVIQVMHDVIEIFLGMGFSVALGPEVEDDFHNFEALNIPPHHPARDMQDTFYVDGGLLLRTHTSPVQVRSMLRYGAPLRVVCPGRVYRRDSDPTHSPMFHQLEGLLVDEGVSVADLKGCLEQFAKLVFGRPVKTRFRASYFPFTEPSMETDVECIVCSGKDPSCRVCKGTGWLEIAGEGMVHPNVLRAGNIDPERYNGFAWGIGLDRIAMLKYGLNDLRVLFTGDLAFLQGGWL, translated from the coding sequence TTGGCCGATCTTGTCGAAGAAACGAAAAGGCTGCGGGAAGAATTTTATTTTAAGCTGAACGCAACCTCCAGCAGTGAGGATCTGCGCGATTTGCAAATTTTTTATTTGGGGCGCAAGGGCGCCTTGACCGGTTTGCTTAAAACGGTCGGCTCTCTCCCTCCGCAGGAGAGACCGGAAGCGGGACGAGCCGTTAACGCCCTGCGAGAAGAACTTGAGGAGGCCATAAAGAGTCGCAGGGATGAGATCCTTTCCCTCGAAGAAGAGGAACTGGAGGAGAAACAGTGGGTCGACGTGACGCTGCCGGGTCGTGGGAGGCCTTGGGGGCGCTTTCATCCCGTGATCCAAGTTATGCATGACGTGATAGAGATATTTTTGGGCATGGGCTTTTCGGTGGCGTTGGGGCCGGAGGTCGAGGACGATTTTCACAACTTCGAGGCCCTTAACATCCCTCCACATCACCCGGCCAGGGATATGCAGGATACGTTCTACGTCGATGGCGGATTGCTCCTTCGCACCCACACGTCTCCCGTTCAGGTCAGGTCCATGCTGCGCTACGGTGCGCCGTTGCGCGTGGTCTGCCCTGGAAGGGTATACAGGCGAGACAGCGATCCGACGCATTCTCCCATGTTTCATCAGTTGGAGGGGCTTTTGGTGGACGAAGGGGTCTCCGTGGCGGATTTGAAGGGGTGCCTGGAGCAGTTCGCCAAATTGGTCTTCGGGAGGCCCGTAAAGACGCGGTTCCGCGCCAGCTACTTTCCTTTCACCGAGCCGTCTATGGAGACCGATGTGGAGTGTATAGTTTGCTCCGGCAAGGATCCCAGCTGCCGTGTTTGCAAGGGCACGGGGTGGCTCGAGATTGCCGGAGAGGGAATGGTTCATCCGAACGTATTGCGCGCCGGCAATATAGATCCTGAGCGCTACAATGGTTTTGCCTGGGGAATAGGACTTGATCGGATCGCCATGCTCAAATATGGCTTAAATGATTTGCGCGTCCTCTTTACGGGAGATTTGGCTTTTTTGCAGGGAGGGTGGCTTTAG
- the infC gene encoding translation initiation factor IF-3, whose translation MTTSTEEPRVNREIWAAQVLVIDDEGKKLGVMTAPEALRIAEERGLDLVEVAPLADPPVCRIMDYGKYKYKLQKRDKEARKKQKVQSLKEMKMRPKIDEHDYNFKTRKIREFLVDGHRVRVSVFFRGREMSFLDKGRELLERVARDCSDIGRMDAGPIMEGRYMRMTLMPLPQKGKEKREEAPKAKEEALE comes from the coding sequence ATAACTACAAGTACGGAGGAGCCCCGCGTCAACAGGGAGATATGGGCCGCTCAGGTTTTGGTCATAGACGATGAGGGCAAAAAGCTGGGCGTAATGACCGCCCCGGAGGCGCTTCGCATTGCAGAAGAAAGAGGGCTTGATTTGGTCGAGGTGGCCCCGCTTGCCGATCCACCCGTCTGCCGCATCATGGACTATGGCAAGTATAAATATAAGCTCCAGAAGAGGGACAAAGAGGCCCGCAAGAAGCAGAAGGTTCAAAGTCTGAAAGAGATGAAGATGCGCCCCAAGATCGACGAGCACGACTACAATTTCAAAACTCGCAAGATAAGGGAATTCTTGGTCGATGGCCATCGTGTCAGGGTTTCGGTCTTTTTCAGGGGCAGAGAGATGTCTTTCCTGGACAAGGGCAGAGAACTATTGGAGCGCGTGGCGCGCGATTGTAGCGACATCGGGCGCATGGACGCCGGGCCCATCATGGAAGGGCGCTATATGCGGATGACTTTAATGCCTCTTCCGCAAAAGGGCAAGGAAAAAAGAGAAGAGGCCCCAAAAGCTAAAGAAGAGGCTTTGGAATGA
- the thrS gene encoding threonine--tRNA ligase: MPVYRKSSGETAEAKAVRVQDVLRLCGEEEGAIAAKVNGIPVDLNAFVPDDAVVEPILASTEEGLDILRHSASHLMAQAIKRLYPGTKLGIGPAVEDGFYYDVDPPQSLTEDDLQKIEEEMGRIVKEALPVERIELPRDEVISIFKEREETYKLELIEEIEDPLISLYRQGEFIDLCRGPHVPNTSYIRYFKLLSLAGAYWRGDERNPMLVRVYGTAFSTAESLRSYLDRLEEAKRRDHRKLGRDLDLFSIQPEGPGFPFFHPKGMTIVNVLLDFWRKEHVKRGYMEVRTPLILEQSLWIRSGHWDHYRENMYFTEIDGRPFAIKPMNCPGSILIYKSQLRSYRDLPLRMAELGTVHRHERSGVLHGLMRVRCFTQDDAHLYVTEDQIKSEILGIMDLMHHIYGDVFGFPYRVELSTRPENAMGELSQWEMAESALKEALDESDTPYKLNPGDGAFYGPKIDFHLEDCIGRSWQCGTIQLDFQMPEKFDVTYVAADGSHRRPVMLHRTVLGSIERFLGILIEHYAGAFPYWLAPVQIRILPVKDDFLSYAREVETALRNWGVRTEVDLREEKLSRKIRDAQLQKVPYMLVVGAKEAEGRKVSVRERTKGDLGEMGLEGLKGLLNQEFNPF; encoded by the coding sequence ATGCCCGTCTATAGAAAATCTTCTGGTGAAACTGCCGAAGCAAAAGCCGTAAGAGTGCAAGATGTGCTTCGTCTTTGTGGCGAAGAGGAGGGCGCCATAGCGGCCAAGGTGAACGGCATACCCGTAGACTTAAACGCTTTTGTTCCGGATGACGCCGTCGTGGAGCCTATACTCGCCTCGACTGAAGAAGGCCTCGACATATTGCGTCACTCGGCATCTCACTTGATGGCTCAAGCCATAAAGCGGCTTTACCCGGGGACAAAGCTCGGCATAGGTCCGGCCGTGGAAGACGGCTTCTATTACGATGTGGATCCGCCCCAGAGTCTGACGGAGGATGACCTGCAAAAGATAGAGGAAGAGATGGGGCGCATCGTCAAAGAAGCGCTTCCCGTCGAGAGGATTGAACTGCCCAGGGATGAAGTTATCTCGATTTTCAAAGAGAGAGAGGAAACTTACAAACTCGAACTGATCGAGGAGATAGAAGACCCATTGATTTCCCTTTACAGGCAGGGAGAGTTTATAGACCTCTGCAGAGGGCCCCATGTGCCCAACACGTCGTATATCCGTTATTTCAAATTGCTCTCGCTGGCAGGGGCATACTGGCGGGGGGACGAGCGCAACCCGATGCTCGTCCGCGTCTATGGCACTGCCTTTTCCACGGCCGAATCGCTCAGAAGCTACCTTGATAGGCTCGAAGAGGCCAAAAGACGTGACCACAGGAAGTTGGGGAGAGATCTGGACCTGTTCAGCATTCAACCGGAAGGTCCTGGTTTCCCGTTCTTCCATCCGAAGGGCATGACGATCGTAAACGTGCTGCTCGATTTTTGGCGAAAAGAACACGTCAAGCGCGGGTATATGGAGGTGCGCACCCCGCTGATACTGGAACAGAGCCTATGGATCCGTTCGGGCCATTGGGACCACTACAGGGAGAACATGTATTTTACCGAGATCGATGGTCGTCCTTTCGCCATAAAGCCGATGAATTGCCCCGGGAGCATCCTCATTTACAAGAGCCAACTGAGGAGCTACCGCGATCTGCCTTTGAGGATGGCGGAGCTCGGCACGGTTCATCGTCATGAGCGCTCCGGCGTCTTGCACGGTCTCATGCGCGTACGCTGCTTTACCCAGGACGATGCGCACCTTTACGTGACTGAGGATCAGATCAAAAGTGAGATATTGGGGATAATGGATCTGATGCACCATATATACGGCGACGTCTTCGGGTTTCCGTATCGCGTCGAGCTCTCCACGCGGCCGGAAAACGCGATGGGCGAATTGTCGCAGTGGGAGATGGCCGAATCGGCCCTCAAAGAGGCCCTTGACGAATCGGACACGCCGTATAAGCTGAATCCCGGCGACGGTGCCTTTTACGGGCCAAAGATAGACTTTCACCTTGAGGATTGCATAGGGCGGAGCTGGCAGTGCGGCACGATTCAGCTCGACTTTCAGATGCCCGAGAAGTTCGATGTAACCTATGTGGCGGCGGACGGAAGCCATCGTCGCCCTGTTATGCTGCATCGCACCGTCTTGGGCAGCATCGAGCGCTTTTTGGGCATCCTCATAGAACACTACGCAGGAGCCTTCCCCTACTGGCTTGCCCCCGTGCAGATTCGCATCCTCCCGGTGAAGGACGACTTTTTGTCTTACGCGCGAGAAGTGGAAACTGCCTTGAGGAATTGGGGTGTGCGAACGGAGGTGGACCTGAGGGAAGAAAAGCTCTCGAGGAAGATCCGCGATGCCCAACTTCAGAAGGTGCCATATATGCTGGTGGTAGGTGCGAAAGAGGCGGAAGGCCGTAAGGTTTCGGTGAGGGAACGCACCAAGGGAGATCTCGGCGAGATGGGCCTTGAAGGGCTAAAGGGCCTGTTGAATCAGGAGTTCAACCCGTTTTAG
- the rpmI gene encoding 50S ribosomal protein L35, producing the protein MPKLKTHSGAKKRFRVTATGKVVYKKSGRSHLLSGKPQTRIRRLRKKGCLNPTMGKRVKSLLPYA; encoded by the coding sequence ATGCCGAAGCTTAAAACTCATTCGGGAGCAAAAAAACGGTTTAGGGTTACGGCCACCGGCAAAGTGGTCTATAAAAAAAGCGGCCGCAGTCACTTGTTGAGCGGCAAGCCGCAGACTCGCATACGTCGCCTAAGGAAAAAGGGGTGTCTAAACCCAACAATGGGCAAACGCGTCAAGAGTCTGTTGCCCTATGCTTAG